In one Myotis daubentonii chromosome 1, mMyoDau2.1, whole genome shotgun sequence genomic region, the following are encoded:
- the PSME2 gene encoding proteasome activator complex subunit 2: MAKPCGVRLSGEARKQVDVFRQNLFQEAEEFLYSFLPQKIMHLNQLLQEDSLNVADLTSLRASLDIPIPDPPPKDDEMETDKQEKKEVPKCGFLPGNEKLLALLALVKPEVWTLKEKCILVIAWIQHLIPKIEDGNDFGVAIQEKVLERVNAVKTKVEAFQTTISKYFSERGDAVAKASKETHVMDYRALVHERDEAAYRELRAMVLDLRAFYAELYHIISSNLEKIVNPKGEEKPSMY; this comes from the exons ATGGCCAAGCCTTGTGGGGTGCGCCTGAGCGGGGAAGCCCGCAAACAG GTGGACGTCTTCAGGCAAAATCTTTTCCAGGAG GCTGAGGAATTCCTCTATAGCTTCTTGCCACAGAAGATCATGCACCTGAATCAGCTCTTGCAA GAGGACTCCCTCAATGTGGCTGACCTGACCTCTCTCCGAGCCTCACTGGACATCCCTATACCAGACCCCCCACCCAAAGATGATGAG ATGGAAACAGATAAGCAGGAGAAGAAAGAAg TCCCTAAGTGCGGCTTTCTCCCTGGGAATGAGAAGCTCCTGGCCCTGCTTGCCCTGGTTAAGCCAGAAGTCTGGACTctcaaagaaaaatgtattctg GTGATCGCGTGGATCCAGCACCTGATCCCCAAGATTGAGGATGGAAATGACTTTGGGGTAGCAATCCAG GAGAAGGTACTGGAGAGGGTGAATGCAGTCAAGACCAAAGTAGAAGCCTTCCAGACAACCATTTCCAA GTACTTCTCAGAGCGCGGGGATGCTGTGGCCAAGGCCTCCAAGGAGACCCATGTA ATGGATTACCGGGCCTTGGTGCACGAGCGAGATGAGGCAGCCTATAGGGAGCTCAGGGCCATGGTGCTGGATCTAAGGGCCTTCTAT GCTGAGCTTTATCATATCATTAGCAGCAACCTGGAGAAAATTGTCAACCCAAAGGGTGAAGAGAAGCCATCTATGTACTGA